The Ictalurus punctatus breed USDA103 chromosome 6, Coco_2.0, whole genome shotgun sequence DNA segment AGAATCAGAAGATGCTAAATTGTTAAGAGCCTGAGAACTGAAggtcaataaaaagaaaaccacaTCAGAATGACAATTTGCATAAGATGTATTAAACACACATGGGCtggtacatacatatacaaaacagttatggaaaaaaataaactaaaataaagtgCGCACGTAAATAAATCCCCTTGAGCTCAGTTCGTCCTCAGCTTCACTTGCCTTTGTTGACAAGAGTTCAGTCACCAACGTTGGGCTCTTTAGTTCGTGTTAGTGTTTGTCCTACCACCATGAAGATGATCCTGGCAATCCGTCTAAAGTCAGTCACACAAACACGGTTGGCTCGCCACCCAGACTGGGAATCTATGAATCTCTTGGAGAACGCTTGGAACGTGGGGATCTGTATCACTCCGTGGAAAGGATCCCTGCACGATGTTTCCAACTCTTTACCAAAACCAGACCTATAAATAAGGCCAGATCATTTCTCTCAATTACCATTCAGTGAATAAATGGACTGCTACAGGCTACTATAAAGTGAGATAATACTTCAGTACACCTATAATGCAATGTCAAAATCTCTCGTTGTACAACAGCTCTTATGTTTCTTCTGAAGTATCAAGACTATATGAATTTCTCTCCACGAATTAGAATAAATGCTAGCGAACTCAGAGGCCTAGCGCCAGGTAAACAACTCACTTTAGCAGAATTCACTGCCTTCAGCTCCGTGACAAGAGGATTCAAGCACAGCTCTCTTTTACTCTCCATATTACAACAAGGTATAGGCAGTATATGCAATAATGAGTACAGAACTTTAATTCACTCCATGTCGTTTTTCGTCTTACCAAATGGATAACGCAGCCTCCTATGCTCAGACGCAAGCGCCAAAAAGAACGTGCCGACATTAACCTAGAGGTGTAACTGTAACAGCGCCTAGCTGGCAACTGATTGGTCAGTTCACTGCCTCATAGAGTTCACCCATTTGCTCACTTATAAATCCATCAAAGATAAGAAGAGAATCAAAGTTAACCTGTTTGTGACTTGGTTAGACAGCTAAATAGTGTTTCTCATTATTAAGCCTGGGCTACAATTGGTTGATTTACTCCAGGTGTCGGTGATCTAGTTTAATtctgttggttatttaaaccccttgtgctGCTGctcacttcgcgcagtattagaTCTATATGTTTGAATGTAGTAGCGAATGCGTgcagcatgctagcggtcttaTTTCCATGTCCTGTTTTGGTGTAATGCCTAGACTCTAGTCCATGTGTAATCTAGCTAGTCTAGTTCAGTATAGACCGCGTtccctgtgttttatttgcttggtttattaataaagacattgctcctgcgcttacttcctgttaaCCGTCTTGTGTCGTTACACActtcaaaataaattccacaatgaAGTGTTCAGAGCTTCAgtaaaaacagactttcacaaagaacatgaatcttttcatcagcaatatttcattaatgaattggaataaaacaataacagcTCTAACTGATCTGATTCACTCTTACAGAGCACTGAAGTGGGAGGATCTTTACAGGAGATTTATTACAAGCAACTCTTATAAATGGCAGTAATTTatcagtaaatgtgtgtgtgaaagtgtgtatgtgtgtgttagtgagaggGTCAGAGAAcgacagctttcctctgttccAGTCCAGCTGCACTCTGATCCTCTGGAGCTTCTGTGTTACTGAGAGGAGAGTGTCTGGCTGTGGTGTAGACCATGTTCTATATTTACCATCAAAAtaccacacacaccagattccACTTCTGGAGAATATATATCCCTTCCTCTGAGCAGATTCTGTCATCACACCCACATACCACAGTGTACAGTCTCCTACTTCAACGTCCCAGCAGTGTGTCCCTGAGTTAAAGACCTCAGAGCCCAGGATACACCAACAATcatcaaatctctctggattaTCAGGAAGCTTCTGTTTCTCATCACTGAGTCTCACACTGGTCAGATCATCAGATACAATGAGGTTAGGATGAGCAGTGTTGGGGTCCAGAGTTACAggtgctgaaaacacacacacacacacacacacacacacacacacaatggagcTAAACTAACTTAAACACTATGTTAGCATGGAAGTAGCTAACATTAGCCTAATCCAAGGAAATGATAACTGTAATtacaatattaatgaataaacatatataaccgGGTGTATTTAAATTAGAAATGTAAATCTAAAACTTCTGTAAACCGCTGCAACGATCCATTTTTACACTCGTGCTTCAACCACTTAACAGTCTGACGCATCAGAagcctttcaaaataaaagttcccTTACATTACATCAGTTCAAAAGGTGACCAAATATGTgtggagtaataataataataataataataataataataataataataataataacaattccaaaacattacacaaatgaaacatCACAATAAAAAACACTTTAGTGTTATTAACTAAGgcacagaaacagaaagaaagaaagaaaggaagattCTTACTGTATTGGACAGCGTCCTGCATCTTCTCCCAGACTCTGAACTTCAGGTTGTCCAGATGTTTTGCCACATGGATCAGTGGTCCTGAAAGCTCCTCTGGATGCTGCAGTGTGCACTGAGCTCTGCAAAAACATTCAGGAGTCAGTGCTGCTGTGGGTTTGGagtcagaaacacagagaacgagagagacagaaagcacATCACTCACCTTCTCACTGTGGCCTTGTAGTTctgtaaaacaacaaagcaaatatCAGTGGATCTGACTGACATTTTTACACCACTGAAATGTGACGTTTCTGATGATGGAAAGAAGTTTTACTTTCTCACAGTATAAATGCTGACTAAATGATCCTCACTTGTAAGAACGAGACGTCTTCagctctcatctcctcttctaCGCCTCTGATTGTGTCTGAAAGAGATGATATGTCTCTGCTCAGCTTCTCAatcttctccttcatcatctgactcttctgctcctcttcctctctcagtgcAGCTATCCTGGCTGCCTCTTCATCTCGTAGAATCTGGTGAAGCTTCTCAAACTCCTCCTTAATCTGCCGCTCTGTGTGTTGGGCCTGAATCTGCAGTGAAGaggaaatcaaatgaaatagaaCTGATTCTGCAGTGATGCAAAATATCATTCTAATATCAAAGCCATCTTATTGATTCGAACCTTTATATGTTCTGCAGTCTGACTCCAGTTCAGTTTACAGTCTTTAAAgatcttcagtttctcctgtaGGGGCTTCAGAGCAGTTTTCAGCTCCTCCTGAAACAAATCAACACACTGCATGGAGACTCTGTGTTTAGTAATAGCTGTATTCTCTCTTACAAGCACTCATTAGAGCTTTTCAAATGCACCAAGTAcagaagaaacaatgaaaagtgTAGACTTATAGGATGTGGGTTTATTGGTATACACTGCTTTAGTCTAACATGGAAGATCTGCTCCTGTTTATACAGGAGACACTTCAGATGCTGAAAATCTGAAGATGATGGAATAGCAGCCtcacatttgttattatttactaaATTTATCACAagataattataatttattatttaattattacactgtgtttatattgaacCTGTAGATATTGATATGTAGAATAATCTCTTTTTTACATGTACCTTTTacaagaacattttatttaccttacaGTCTGTTAATGCCTCATCAGTGGGAGAGAATTTATGGTTGGTGTGTATTTTTGAAGtcttacacaccacacacaccggcTGTTGATCATCCAGACAGAAGAGTTTGAGTTTCTCACTGTGCAGACTGCAGACTGTTTCAGACGCTGATGAAGATCTCTGACTTCTCTCCTGTAAGAAAGTCTCACACAAGTTCTTTAAGGCTAGATTTATGGGAGGATGATCCATAGACGACTTCCTCCTACAAACAGGACATTCTCTGGATCCTTTGGTCTCCCAGAACTTCTGcaaacacactttacacacactgtcactgCAGCGCAGGAGAACAGGATCCGTGAAGATTTCACAGCACACAGGACAAGAGAAATCCTCCTCTGAAAATTTAGAAGCCATTTtattttgctgctgttgttgttctctCCAGTCCGAATGTTCAGATTCACTTTCACTTTGATCAAAAGTAATCACACCCTGATTTCAGGTTTGTATAAAGTTAATATACGACTTTGCAGGTCCAGTTAGTAATCACTTCCTttcacagagctgaaaatgagacTCAGAATTCTCTATAAACCGAGAATAAAACTAAACTCAGCAGAGCAGAACACTGCAAAAGGACTGCAGTCATCTCGGACTCTGTACTTCCTTAATGGGAGGAGTTTTAGAGAGACAGGTATGACCTGTTCCACTCATCACTGACAGCAGAAACAGCAGATCAAGATCACTTCTGTTTAAATACTGAATACGAGTTCATTAACAGCACTTGTCTTCTGGACTGAGAATAAAAAGTTTGGAGGGGGAGAGACGTCTGCAGCTGGAGGGGGAGTGGGGTCTGCAGCTGGAGGGGGAGTGGGGTCTGCAACCACTGCACAGTTATGAGGTGCCCTGTATACGCCAGTTAATTACTACTAtcataaatattggcacccaagCCCCTGTCCTAGCCAGTTCCATGTGTGATTAATTAGAGCTGTTATGTAGGCTTGGGAGGTAAAGCTAGACTTGATTCCTTTGACTTCCATGATCTCTTGGATCTTTCTTTTCTGATTACGACAGCCAACTAAATGACACCTTTCAACAGTTCGATGCT contains these protein-coding regions:
- the LOC124628225 gene encoding E3 ubiquitin-protein ligase TRIM35 isoform X2 — encoded protein: MVLREKCLWWGGFGGVCHEFPFKQRAVEHVSARARAEEDFSCPVCCEIFTDPVLLRCSDSVCKVCLQKFWETKGSRECPVCRRKSSMDHPPINLALKNLCETFLQERSQRSSSASETVCSLHSEKLKLFCLDDQQPVCVVCKTSKIHTNHKFSPTDEALTDCKEELKTALKPLQEKLKIFKDCKLNWSQTAEHIKIQAQHTERQIKEEFEKLHQILRDEEAARIAALREEEEQKSQMMKEKIEKLSRDISSLSDTIRGVEEEMRAEDVSFLQNYKATVRRAQCTLQHPEELSGPLIHVAKHLDNLKFRVWEKMQDAVQYTPVTLDPNTAHPNLIVSDDLTSVRLSDEKQKLPDNPERFDDCWCILGSEVFNSGTHCWDVEVGDCTLWYVGVMTESAQRKGYIFSRSGIWCVWYFDGKYRTWSTPQPDTLLSVTQKLQRIRVQLDWNRGKLSFSDPLTNTHIHTFTHTFTDKLLPFIRVACNKSPVKILPLQCSVRVNQIS
- the LOC124628225 gene encoding E3 ubiquitin-protein ligase TRIM35 isoform X3, with product MASKFSEEDFSCPVCCEIFTDPVLLRCSDSVCKVCLQKFWETKGSRECPVCRRKSSMDHPPINLALKNLCETFLQERSQRSSSASETVCSLHSEKLKLFCLDDQQPVCVVCKTSKIHTNHKFSPTDEALTDCKEELKTALKPLQEKLKIFKDCKLNWSQTAEHIKIQAQHTERQIKEEFEKLHQILRDEEAARIAALREEEEQKSQMMKEKIEKLSRDISSLSDTIRGVEEEMRAEDVSFLQNYKATVRRAQCTLQHPEELSGPLIHVAKHLDNLKFRVWEKMQDAVQYTPVTLDPNTAHPNLIVSDDLTSVRLSDEKQKLPDNPERFDDCWCILGSEVFNSGTHCWDVEVGDCTLWYVGVMTESAQRKGYIFSRSGIWCVWYFDGKYRTWSTPQPDTLLSVTQKLQRIRVQLDWNRGKLSFSDPLTNTHIHTFTHTFTDKLLPFIRVACNKSPVKILPLQCSVRVNQIS